The proteins below are encoded in one region of Methanoculleus taiwanensis:
- a CDS encoding NOG1 family protein, with translation MEFETIPTVPTAEEILDRSFRRAAAKKKLKTNKDKANEEFVRSVASAVHDKLDTVVRSFPTFDRLPPFYRDIADILFSVDHLKKSLGAVTWAGEQVRTVGTQHARAMRPALDTGQVRRQAVARIASIVHQVEDDLLFLNEARNILRKIPHVTEEEFTVVVAGYPNVGKSSFIRLISSAEPEVAAYPFTTKGIIVGHRILGNRDRMQLIDTPGVLERPAAERNQIEQQAVSALVNVADAVLFVLDASEQCGYSIEDQKALLDEVGGMVDVPVIAVVNKADILKVEGYPTMSTVTGEGVEEVLEALLKHRSTPKVSPPEYIQE, from the coding sequence GTGGAGTTTGAAACAATACCGACCGTACCCACTGCGGAAGAGATACTCGACCGCAGTTTCCGCCGGGCAGCGGCAAAAAAGAAACTGAAGACCAATAAAGACAAGGCGAACGAAGAGTTTGTCAGATCGGTAGCAAGCGCCGTCCACGACAAACTCGACACCGTTGTCAGATCGTTCCCGACCTTCGATCGTCTCCCCCCCTTCTATCGCGACATTGCGGACATTCTCTTCAGCGTCGACCACCTGAAAAAGTCACTCGGCGCCGTTACATGGGCAGGCGAACAGGTGCGCACCGTTGGAACCCAGCATGCACGCGCCATGCGTCCTGCTCTGGATACGGGGCAGGTGCGAAGGCAGGCGGTTGCGCGGATCGCCTCGATCGTTCACCAGGTCGAGGACGATCTATTGTTCCTCAATGAAGCGAGGAACATCCTCCGGAAGATCCCCCACGTCACCGAGGAGGAGTTCACGGTGGTCGTCGCCGGATACCCGAACGTAGGAAAATCATCGTTCATCAGGCTCATCTCCTCCGCAGAACCCGAGGTCGCCGCATACCCCTTCACCACGAAGGGGATCATCGTCGGCCACCGGATACTCGGGAACCGGGATAGGATGCAGCTCATCGATACCCCCGGCGTGCTCGAGCGCCCCGCCGCCGAGCGGAACCAGATCGAGCAGCAGGCAGTGAGCGCTCTCGTCAACGTCGCCGACGCCGTCCTCTTCGTCCTGGACGCAAGCGAACAGTGCGGCTACTCGATCGAGGATCAGAAAGCGCTCCTCGACGAGGTCGGCGGCATGGTGGATGTGCCGGTCATCGCCGTCGTGAACAAGGCCGATATCCTGAAGGTTGAGGGATACCCGACCATGTCCACCGTGACCGGTGAGGGAGTCGAGGAGGTGCTCGAAGCCCTGCTCAAACACCGAAGCACGCCGAAAGTGTCCCCGCCAGAATACATCCAAGAATAA
- a CDS encoding CBS domain-containing protein encodes MDLSLIQKDILITLITLYHQSSHSIKGEEIAEVLKRNPGTVRNQMQALKALGLVEGVPGPKGGYTPTAMAYRELNLVNYEHQSDVPISRGGETVRGVRVAELDFTTLCHPDLCHAVVKIIGSVKHFKVGDLITIGPTPVNKLLVRGEVYGMDENLPALLISISEMISLPKQPIKTFMSTPLLTLSHDETFSDAIRLFNAHHIHGAPVMNGADLAGIVTISDIIRGLDEGMAMDTAVTAVMTTDVVKAPSNIRIFELVGRFKEREIGRLIVMEDGRPVGIVTQSDIIRVFPSL; translated from the coding sequence ATGGATTTATCCCTCATTCAGAAAGATATCCTGATAACTCTCATTACTCTATATCATCAGTCGTCTCACTCTATAAAAGGTGAGGAGATCGCGGAGGTTCTCAAGCGAAATCCCGGGACTGTTCGCAATCAGATGCAAGCATTAAAAGCGCTCGGCCTCGTCGAAGGGGTGCCCGGGCCGAAGGGGGGATATACCCCGACCGCCATGGCGTACCGGGAGCTCAACCTCGTCAACTACGAGCACCAGTCAGATGTGCCGATCTCTCGCGGCGGGGAGACGGTGCGGGGAGTGCGGGTTGCCGAACTCGATTTTACGACGCTCTGCCACCCCGACCTCTGCCACGCGGTCGTGAAGATCATCGGGAGCGTGAAACACTTCAAGGTCGGCGACCTCATCACCATCGGCCCGACGCCCGTCAATAAACTGCTCGTCCGGGGCGAGGTATATGGTATGGATGAGAACCTGCCGGCGCTTCTGATCAGCATATCCGAGATGATCTCGCTGCCAAAGCAGCCCATCAAGACGTTTATGAGCACGCCGCTTCTTACGCTTTCCCACGACGAGACGTTCTCCGACGCGATACGCCTCTTCAACGCGCACCATATCCATGGAGCACCGGTCATGAACGGTGCCGATCTTGCGGGCATCGTTACGATAAGCGATATCATCCGGGGACTTGACGAAGGGATGGCGATGGATACGGCCGTTACGGCGGTGATGACGACCGATGTGGTGAAGGCGCCATCGAACATCCGGATATTCGAGCTCGTAGGCCGGTTCAAGGAACGTGAGATAGGGCGGCTGATCGTCATGGAGGACGGCAGACCCGTGGGTATCGTCACTCAGTCAGACATCATCCGGGTGTTTCCCTCACTTTGA
- a CDS encoding histone family protein, whose amino-acid sequence MTDLPLAPVGRIVKKSGAERVSSDANEELAKLMEAYASRIAKEAIKLAGHAGRKTVKATDVRMAAETLK is encoded by the coding sequence ATGACTGATTTACCACTGGCACCTGTTGGCAGAATCGTAAAAAAATCCGGCGCTGAACGCGTCAGCTCCGATGCAAACGAGGAACTCGCAAAACTGATGGAGGCCTATGCCTCGAGAATCGCCAAAGAAGCGATCAAACTTGCCGGGCACGCGGGGAGGAAGACGGTCAAGGCGACCGATGTCCGGATGGCCGCTGAGACTCTGAAATAA
- a CDS encoding PRC-barrel domain-containing protein, whose translation MSKTFCRVLAKKRVMSNDGMLIGTIKNIMVDLGTGQVVDLIVKPDDSFKTDGYRMDGDKMFVPFEAVKDIKDYIVVDRYLLKKSA comes from the coding sequence ATGAGCAAAACCTTCTGCCGTGTCTTAGCCAAAAAGAGAGTGATGAGCAACGATGGAATGCTCATCGGCACCATCAAGAATATTATGGTGGACCTCGGGACGGGCCAGGTTGTGGATCTTATCGTCAAACCGGATGACTCTTTCAAAACGGACGGCTACCGGATGGACGGCGACAAGATGTTCGTTCCCTTCGAGGCTGTAAAAGATATTAAGGATTATATAGTGGTCGACCGCTACCTGCTGAAGAAATCGGCGTAA
- a CDS encoding phosphoglycolate phosphatase translates to MLKALVTDVDGTITDSRRRINTAAVECIRTLVDGGVEVVIASGNTVCFMDGLCKMVGTNGTIIGENGGVYRRYFDGTLQVAGDQQVCRDAFTVLQDHFSAKGTGLELYSPDYRFADVAFARNVDVDEVRQVVRNHGFPVRVLDTGFAVHLQVLGVNKGTALHELAGMMGLSPAEIMAVGDSENDIEMIRAAGVGVAVANSTGTTRTAADYVSEARYGDGFVEAVKKYYADFFSR, encoded by the coding sequence GTGCTAAAAGCGCTCGTCACCGACGTCGACGGCACCATCACCGACTCGCGCCGGAGGATCAACACCGCGGCCGTCGAGTGCATCCGCACCCTCGTCGACGGCGGTGTCGAAGTGGTAATAGCAAGCGGCAACACCGTCTGCTTCATGGACGGGCTCTGCAAGATGGTGGGGACAAACGGCACCATCATCGGTGAGAACGGAGGGGTCTATCGCCGTTACTTCGACGGCACCCTCCAGGTCGCCGGCGACCAGCAGGTCTGCCGGGACGCCTTCACCGTTCTGCAGGATCATTTTTCAGCGAAGGGAACCGGCCTTGAACTCTACAGCCCCGACTACCGGTTCGCCGACGTCGCCTTTGCGCGGAACGTCGATGTCGACGAGGTCAGGCAGGTTGTCCGCAACCACGGCTTCCCGGTCAGGGTTCTCGATACCGGATTTGCCGTTCATCTCCAGGTTCTCGGCGTGAACAAGGGCACCGCTCTTCACGAGCTTGCCGGCATGATGGGGCTCTCCCCGGCCGAGATCATGGCCGTCGGAGACTCGGAGAACGATATCGAGATGATCCGGGCAGCAGGCGTCGGCGTCGCCGTTGCGAACTCCACGGGGACAACCCGCACCGCCGCCGACTACGTATCGGAAGCGAGATACGGGGACGGATTTGTAGAAGCGGTAAAAAAGTATTACGCCGATTTCTTCAGCAGGTAG
- the radA gene encoding DNA repair and recombination protein RadA codes for MTEIDLEDLPGVGPTTADKLREAGYGTVEGIATATTSDLAEAAEIGESTAKKLIQAARKMADIGTFKTGRDILDKRKDVRKLSTLVPEFDELMGGGIETQAITEVYGEFGSGKSQLVHQLAVNVQLPDDLGGLNGSAVYIDTENTFRPERIEQMLSGLDVDADLGTLDEVLSRIHVARAHSSDHQMLLIDSARELANELRTSDHPVKLFVIDSLTSLFRSEYAGRGTLAARQQKLNRHMHDLLKLIDEHNAVGLVTNQVMSNPAVLFGDPTKPIGGNIVGHTATFRLYLRKSKAGKRVARLVDSPNLPEGEAAFMVEMAGLKPC; via the coding sequence ATGACAGAGATTGATCTTGAAGATTTACCGGGTGTCGGACCCACCACCGCCGACAAGCTCCGCGAAGCTGGATATGGAACCGTCGAGGGGATCGCCACGGCAACCACCTCCGACCTTGCGGAGGCTGCCGAGATCGGGGAGTCGACCGCAAAGAAACTGATCCAGGCAGCCCGGAAGATGGCCGATATCGGCACGTTCAAAACAGGGCGGGACATCCTCGACAAGCGAAAAGACGTCCGGAAACTCAGCACCCTTGTTCCCGAGTTCGACGAACTGATGGGAGGCGGTATCGAGACCCAGGCGATCACGGAAGTGTACGGCGAGTTCGGTTCCGGGAAGAGTCAGCTCGTCCACCAGCTCGCAGTCAACGTCCAGCTTCCCGACGACCTCGGCGGCCTTAACGGAAGCGCCGTTTACATCGATACCGAGAATACATTCCGCCCGGAGCGTATCGAACAGATGCTGAGCGGCCTCGATGTCGATGCCGACCTCGGCACACTCGATGAGGTTCTCAGCAGGATCCACGTGGCACGGGCGCACAGTTCCGACCACCAGATGCTGCTGATCGACTCCGCACGGGAGCTCGCAAACGAACTGCGCACGTCCGATCATCCGGTGAAGCTCTTCGTCATCGATTCGTTGACGTCGCTCTTCCGGTCGGAGTACGCAGGGAGAGGAACGCTTGCTGCACGGCAGCAGAAGCTGAACCGGCATATGCACGACCTTCTCAAACTGATCGACGAACACAACGCCGTCGGGCTCGTAACAAACCAGGTTATGTCGAATCCCGCTGTTCTCTTCGGCGACCCGACAAAGCCGATCGGCGGCAACATCGTCGGACATACCGCAACGTTCCGGCTCTATCTCCGGAAGAGCAAAGCAGGCAAACGTGTCGCCCGTCTCGTAGACAGCCCGAACCTTCCCGAAGGAGAGGCTGCGTTCATGGTTGAAATGGCAGGGCTCAAACCGTGCTAA
- a CDS encoding OB-fold nucleic acid binding domain-containing protein, which translates to MRFHYLLVDDLIDREAFERQVEERITASGDLLDEQTAAMLVVRDMGRAHVRVQALAPESSLVCFFGKVLSIGKPREFERQDGTKGLVANLLVGDETGRARVVLWDEKAEAAGEIAVGDVLEILGRPKGGTPAEVHATALQKAACEITCTGAAGEADARSSSRSEDLLVRLIAVKPLRTFTRRDGSPGEMVEAVIGDAAGVGRLVAWVPSLLEGFEPGSAVRITGATVKTGEQGTEYSLGESATVTADTAEIDVPTTPIAEVQDGGIYSVVGRVATIQPPRGFTTRDGRASFVRNLTIADATGEVALVLWGEEAQRHLVAGDVLEVYNATARPGRYGGLELNLGRGSALLVRSGKEEEVDLTGTVIQTDLGLCLDTADGCYLLDLPLPVGFDVRVRGALHRKRITVREYEPVMPDLKSLADRAERLGS; encoded by the coding sequence ATGCGGTTCCACTACCTCCTTGTTGACGATCTCATCGATCGCGAAGCGTTCGAGCGGCAGGTGGAGGAGCGGATAACCGCATCCGGCGATCTTCTTGATGAGCAGACCGCGGCCATGCTCGTCGTCCGGGATATGGGCCGTGCTCACGTGAGGGTCCAGGCTCTCGCACCGGAGTCAAGCCTGGTCTGTTTCTTCGGAAAAGTGCTCTCTATCGGAAAACCCCGCGAGTTCGAGCGGCAGGACGGCACCAAAGGCCTCGTCGCCAACCTGCTCGTCGGTGACGAGACAGGGAGGGCTCGCGTTGTCCTCTGGGATGAAAAAGCCGAGGCTGCAGGCGAGATCGCCGTTGGCGACGTCCTCGAGATACTCGGCCGGCCAAAAGGGGGGACACCCGCAGAGGTTCACGCCACCGCGCTGCAGAAAGCCGCCTGTGAGATAACCTGCACCGGGGCGGCGGGCGAAGCGGATGCCCGATCATCCTCCCGGAGTGAGGATCTGCTCGTCCGGCTGATCGCCGTAAAACCGCTGCGAACGTTCACCCGGCGCGACGGCAGCCCAGGGGAGATGGTCGAGGCGGTGATCGGGGATGCCGCCGGCGTCGGCCGTCTGGTCGCCTGGGTGCCCTCCCTCCTCGAGGGGTTCGAACCGGGCAGCGCGGTCAGGATCACCGGGGCGACGGTCAAGACGGGAGAACAGGGCACGGAGTACAGCCTCGGCGAATCAGCAACCGTGACGGCGGATACCGCCGAGATCGACGTCCCGACCACACCCATAGCAGAAGTGCAGGACGGAGGAATCTATTCGGTGGTCGGACGCGTCGCGACCATCCAGCCTCCACGCGGGTTCACCACGCGGGACGGCAGGGCATCCTTCGTCCGGAACCTGACCATCGCTGATGCAACCGGCGAGGTAGCCCTCGTCCTCTGGGGAGAAGAGGCGCAGAGACACCTCGTCGCCGGGGACGTTCTCGAGGTATACAACGCGACCGCACGCCCCGGCCGGTACGGGGGTCTCGAACTCAACCTCGGCAGGGGAAGTGCTCTTCTCGTCAGGAGCGGAAAGGAAGAAGAGGTCGACCTTACCGGGACGGTTATCCAAACCGACCTCGGTCTCTGTCTCGATACTGCAGACGGGTGCTACCTTCTCGATCTGCCGCTCCCCGTCGGATTCGACGTCCGGGTCAGGGGCGCTCTTCACCGAAAAAGGATTACCGTCAGGGAATACGAACCCGTTATGCCGGATCTGAAGAGTCTTGCAGACCGGGCGGAGCGGCTCGGCTCGTAA
- the lysA gene encoding diaminopimelate decarboxylase, with protein sequence MILPSHLTVRNGRLAIGGHDTVELAKAYGTPLYVTDEDRIRENYRRLADALGGYYDRIQVLYAAKANGNLALFRIFADLNAGADVFSAGELSLALSAGMNPGLLLFNGSSKSAADLALAVEKGVRVSVDSLDELRQLNAAAEAAGKTVEIAFRVNPALEVPTHPKIATGLATSKFGIPAGQILDAYREALACSNIEPVGIHCHIGSQILEVEPFAREMEVVIDLARELSKMGVTLKFIDIGGGLGVPYHRETDHAPTPQDYADAVMPIFLAGIRDIGIQPELWVEPGRSLVADSTILLTRINSIKEAHKTFANVDAGFNLLVRPAMYDSYHTVVAANKADAPPEREYTIAGPICETGDLLAKDRMLPTLTAGDLIAVLDTGAYGFAMSSQYNSRPRSAEVIVRGSEATLMRRAESIDDLTAPMQRPAWQQ encoded by the coding sequence ATGATACTCCCGTCCCACCTCACCGTCAGAAACGGTCGCCTCGCCATCGGCGGGCACGACACGGTCGAGCTTGCGAAAGCGTACGGGACGCCGCTCTACGTCACCGATGAGGACCGGATCCGGGAGAACTATCGCCGTCTTGCCGATGCGCTCGGCGGATACTATGACAGGATACAGGTGCTCTACGCGGCAAAGGCAAACGGCAACCTCGCACTATTCCGTATCTTCGCCGACCTGAACGCCGGTGCCGACGTCTTCTCCGCCGGCGAACTATCCCTCGCTCTCTCGGCCGGCATGAACCCCGGGCTCCTCCTCTTCAACGGGAGCTCGAAGAGCGCCGCCGATCTCGCCCTCGCGGTCGAGAAGGGCGTGCGGGTCTCGGTCGACTCGCTCGACGAACTCCGGCAGCTGAACGCCGCCGCAGAGGCTGCGGGAAAGACCGTCGAGATCGCCTTCCGGGTCAACCCGGCACTCGAGGTTCCCACCCACCCGAAGATCGCAACGGGTCTTGCGACGAGCAAGTTCGGCATCCCTGCCGGGCAGATCCTCGACGCCTACCGCGAGGCGCTCGCCTGCAGCAACATCGAGCCCGTCGGGATCCACTGCCACATCGGCTCCCAGATCCTCGAGGTCGAACCCTTCGCCCGTGAGATGGAGGTCGTCATCGATCTCGCCCGCGAGCTCTCAAAGATGGGAGTGACCCTCAAATTCATCGACATCGGAGGAGGGCTCGGCGTCCCCTACCACCGTGAGACCGACCATGCGCCGACGCCGCAGGACTATGCCGATGCCGTCATGCCGATCTTCCTTGCAGGAATCCGCGATATCGGCATACAGCCCGAGCTCTGGGTCGAGCCGGGGAGATCGCTCGTCGCCGACTCAACGATCCTCCTGACACGGATAAACTCCATCAAAGAGGCGCACAAGACCTTCGCGAACGTCGATGCCGGGTTTAACCTGCTGGTGCGGCCGGCAATGTACGATTCGTACCATACGGTCGTTGCGGCGAATAAAGCGGATGCCCCTCCGGAGCGGGAGTACACCATTGCGGGCCCTATCTGCGAGACCGGCGATCTCCTCGCGAAAGACCGGATGCTGCCCACCCTTACGGCCGGCGATCTCATCGCCGTCCTCGATACGGGGGCGTACGGCTTTGCCATGTCGTCGCAGTACAACAGCAGGCCGCGCTCTGCCGAGGTGATCGTCCGGGGATCCGAGGCAACGCTCATGCGCCGGGCGGAATCTATCGACGATCTGACGGCACCGATGCAGCGGCCGGCATGGCAGCAGTAG
- a CDS encoding LL-diaminopimelate aminotransferase encodes MYSQRMDHLPPYLFARIDELKGEKIRQGVDVIDLGVGDPDLPTPEHIVDALCTAARDPKNHHYPSYTGMLAYREAVAEWYSGRFGVDLAPKTEVLALIGSKEGIAHIPEAFVNPGDYVLAADPGYPVYKTSTLFAEGKIHAMPLTAENGFLPVLDDIPADVATQAKLIFINYPNNPTAAIAPKSFFAEVVDFARDNGIVVVHDNAYSEITFDGYTAPSFLEVDGAMEVGIEMHSLSKTYNMTGWRIGMACGNPEIIAGLGRVKTNIDSGAFDAIQHAGITALTGPQDCVRDACRIYEERRDVLVKGLSEMGFEVSSPKATFYVWMAVDDSMKFAAELLDQAGIVATPGVGFGTHGDGYVRFAITRSVERIEEAVGRMREMNL; translated from the coding sequence ATGTACTCGCAACGCATGGATCACCTTCCACCCTACCTTTTCGCCCGGATCGATGAGCTCAAAGGAGAGAAGATCCGACAGGGTGTCGACGTTATTGACCTCGGTGTCGGAGACCCCGATCTCCCGACACCGGAGCATATCGTCGATGCGCTCTGCACGGCGGCACGCGATCCGAAGAACCACCATTACCCGTCCTACACCGGTATGCTCGCCTACCGTGAGGCCGTGGCGGAGTGGTACTCCGGCAGATTCGGCGTCGATCTTGCCCCGAAGACCGAAGTACTCGCACTCATCGGATCCAAGGAAGGGATAGCCCACATTCCCGAGGCATTCGTCAATCCCGGCGACTATGTGCTCGCCGCAGACCCCGGTTACCCGGTCTACAAAACCTCAACCCTCTTTGCCGAAGGGAAGATTCACGCAATGCCGCTCACCGCCGAGAACGGCTTCCTCCCGGTGCTCGACGATATCCCTGCAGACGTCGCTACACAGGCGAAACTGATCTTCATCAACTACCCGAACAACCCGACGGCGGCGATAGCGCCGAAGTCCTTCTTTGCGGAAGTCGTCGATTTCGCCCGCGACAACGGGATCGTCGTCGTCCACGACAACGCCTACTCCGAGATAACCTTCGACGGCTACACCGCCCCCTCGTTCCTCGAGGTCGACGGCGCCATGGAGGTCGGTATCGAGATGCACTCGCTCTCGAAGACCTACAATATGACGGGGTGGCGTATCGGGATGGCCTGCGGAAACCCCGAGATCATCGCCGGTCTTGGGCGAGTGAAGACCAATATCGACTCGGGCGCCTTCGATGCCATCCAGCACGCAGGGATCACCGCCCTCACCGGCCCGCAGGACTGCGTCAGGGATGCATGCAGGATCTACGAGGAAAGAAGGGACGTCCTCGTAAAAGGCCTCTCTGAGATGGGCTTTGAGGTCTCGTCCCCGAAAGCGACCTTCTACGTCTGGATGGCCGTCGACGACAGCATGAAGTTCGCCGCAGAGCTCCTCGACCAGGCAGGCATCGTCGCGACACCCGGCGTCGGGTTCGGCACCCACGGCGACGGCTACGTCAGATTCGCCATCACCAGATCCGTAGAGCGGATCGAGGAGGCAGTCGGACGGATGCGGGAGATGAACCTATGA
- the cutA gene encoding divalent-cation tolerance protein CutA codes for MAPPEYVVIFCTAPAADAKAIAEALVDARLAACVNITTVDSCFRWRGDVCSEPEQLLIIKTRYDLIDPLIARIREMHSYEVPEIIALPIVGGYAPYLDWIREETG; via the coding sequence ATGGCTCCCCCCGAGTACGTGGTGATCTTCTGCACCGCTCCTGCGGCCGATGCGAAGGCGATTGCAGAGGCTCTGGTCGACGCACGACTGGCGGCATGCGTGAATATCACCACGGTTGATTCATGCTTCCGGTGGCGAGGAGATGTCTGTAGCGAGCCCGAACAGCTCCTCATCATCAAGACCCGTTACGACCTGATCGATCCGCTGATCGCCCGGATTCGCGAGATGCACAGTTACGAGGTTCCGGAGATCATTGCCCTCCCCATCGTAGGCGGGTATGCGCCGTACCTCGACTGGATACGGGAGGAGACGGGCTGA
- the fdhD gene encoding formate dehydrogenase accessory sulfurtransferase FdhD, with translation MDLSCSSGIQVKGDTVAEIRDDVIIEDHFRLFFNGQYLTTLVASPDRLEDLGAGFIICEGLSDEIESVSVTGNDISVSAVPRKDISLELESSGGFRVMGEAKTVDSSIEITPDGVRAVTGAIESETWRRTGGVHCSVLFCEGDLVTRACDVGRHNTLDKVVGYAARGGLDRSQCVVGCTGRQPAGMVAKVANAGIPIIISRAASTNRGIRAADRAGITLICFSRGDRFTIYTHPERVPDVLERMRQGVP, from the coding sequence ATGGATCTCTCCTGCTCTTCCGGCATTCAGGTGAAAGGGGATACGGTAGCGGAGATCCGCGACGACGTCATCATCGAGGATCACTTCCGCCTCTTCTTTAACGGGCAGTACCTCACGACGCTGGTTGCGAGCCCTGACCGTCTTGAAGACCTCGGTGCAGGCTTTATCATCTGCGAGGGGCTCTCCGATGAGATAGAGTCGGTGAGCGTCACCGGGAACGATATCTCCGTCTCCGCCGTGCCGAGGAAGGATATCAGCCTCGAGCTCGAGTCTTCGGGTGGGTTCCGGGTCATGGGCGAGGCGAAGACGGTCGACTCGTCGATCGAGATAACCCCGGACGGCGTCCGTGCCGTGACGGGAGCGATAGAGTCCGAGACCTGGCGGCGTACGGGCGGCGTCCACTGCTCGGTGCTCTTCTGCGAAGGCGATCTCGTCACCCGCGCATGCGACGTCGGGCGGCACAATACCCTCGATAAAGTGGTTGGCTATGCAGCACGGGGCGGGCTTGACCGGTCGCAGTGCGTCGTCGGCTGTACCGGGAGGCAGCCTGCAGGGATGGTGGCGAAGGTTGCGAATGCCGGCATCCCTATCATCATCTCGCGGGCGGCGTCCACAAACCGGGGGATACGTGCGGCCGACCGGGCCGGAATCACGCTGATCTGCTTCTCGCGGGGCGACCGGTTCACCATCTATACGCACCCGGAGCGTGTGCCGGACGTCCTTGAACGGATGAGGCAGGGGGTTCCATGA
- a CDS encoding DUF1890 domain-containing protein, producing the protein MMEEKAGETALILLGCPQVPVQTSVALYCAYMLQQNGIRPIIAGTTAARKLLEVADPERHYAGTLEDLDTVIGEFAEKKRDVDYCFVFAHNDSGIAYAGTMAYLSKARLYVLLFGEHPEEVAAAITFPCEQVTVKATHNPMPMKKKIDEVIRWVAASKQ; encoded by the coding sequence ATGATGGAGGAAAAAGCTGGCGAAACGGCACTGATCCTGCTCGGGTGCCCGCAGGTGCCGGTACAGACGAGCGTCGCCCTGTACTGCGCATACATGTTACAGCAGAACGGCATCCGGCCGATAATAGCGGGAACGACCGCGGCGCGAAAGCTCCTGGAGGTCGCCGACCCGGAGCGGCACTACGCCGGGACGCTCGAGGATCTCGATACGGTTATCGGTGAGTTTGCGGAGAAGAAGCGGGACGTCGACTACTGCTTCGTCTTCGCGCACAACGACTCCGGTATCGCCTACGCAGGTACCATGGCGTATCTGTCGAAGGCGCGGCTCTACGTCCTGCTCTTCGGGGAGCACCCGGAGGAGGTCGCCGCGGCGATCACGTTCCCCTGCGAACAGGTGACGGTGAAAGCCACGCATAACCCTATGCCGATGAAGAAAAAGATCGATGAGGTGATACGATGGGTGGCTGCCTCGAAGCAATGA
- a CDS encoding DUF1894 domain-containing protein: MKPDILLSRCSFMEAREYVKKHIREHYEVEPGYKIFDVHLIGVPPLLVGIDGDDVIFPYTKPCHGTFVVKVPGGDEIARLRARRR; the protein is encoded by the coding sequence ATGAAACCCGATATACTCCTTTCGCGCTGTTCGTTCATGGAGGCGCGGGAGTACGTCAAGAAGCATATCAGAGAGCACTATGAAGTGGAGCCGGGCTACAAGATCTTCGACGTCCACCTTATCGGGGTTCCGCCGCTGCTCGTCGGGATCGACGGGGACGATGTCATCTTCCCGTACACCAAGCCCTGCCACGGAACCTTCGTCGTGAAGGTTCCGGGCGGAGATGAGATCGCGAGACTTCGTGCCCGGCGGCGATAA